Proteins from a genomic interval of Capsicum annuum cultivar UCD-10X-F1 chromosome 4, UCD10Xv1.1, whole genome shotgun sequence:
- the LOC124897666 gene encoding LRR receptor-like serine/threonine-protein kinase GSO1, whose translation MGETGALGSVGSSDLALAIAGFCGACLAVEVFVDILGEIGVENLPVEVLYSFTWVGTGWESLLLVVFLLDDFHFGNVTVVLLLFGGFAVVVDCEVFVDGARRWVQAPSHGSYRQDSREFRNLTFLVSLDLGSNNFNGNLPQEMTLLRQLKFLDLSFNSFSGKVPSWFGFLHQLQVLNLGNNSFTGSIPSSFSNISTFETLNLNFNSIEGQIPKVIGNIRVLKLRGNNLIESIPLSLSNASRIEFIAFTGNSLSGSLPNGLCNGLPILKGLYLSDNKFHGRMPASLSNCSQLQLLSLSVNEFDGPIHSEIGRLSNLQKLAVGTYHFTGIIPQEIGNLANLTELWMEGNQITGSVPISIFNISSLQLLSLWKNNLSGFLPREIGNLTKMQHVEISGNKLIGEIPKEISNLIELEVLNLGFNSFSGSLDTEIFNISRLRIIEFSLNNLSGSLPPNMCSILPNIEQLFLGNLTNLVGTIPHSISNCSKLIKLELSGNKLTGLIPNSLGYLTHLQFLNLGENNFTSDSSLSFLTSLTNCRNLTDLYLPFNPLNGMLPDSTGNLSISLRNFYAGNCKIKGRIPNEVGNLSSLLDLDLPGNYLVGSIPTSIGNLRSLQQFNLNNNKLTGFIGDHICKLQHLGDIYLDQNQLSGYLPNCLGNITSLSEIHLD comes from the exons ATGGGAGAGACTGGAGCGCTTGGGTCAGTAGGAAGTTCAGATCTTGCGTTGGCAATTGCTGGGTTTTGTGGAGCATGTCTGGCTGTAGAAGTGTTTGTAGACATACTTG GGGAGATTGGGGTAGAGAACTTACCTGTTGAAGTATTGTATTCTTTTACCTGGGTCGGCACTGGTTGGGAGTCACTTCTTCTTGTTGTATTCTTACttgatgattttcattttggGAACGTGACTGTCGTCCTGCTGTTGTTCGGTGGATTCGCCGTTGTAGTTGATTGTGAGGTGTTTGTAGATGGAGCAAGGAGATGGGTGCAAGCTCCAAGT CATGGCTCTTACAGGCAGGATTCCCGTGAATTCAGAAACCTCacttttcttgtttctcttgacttGGGAAGCAACAATTTCAATGGAAATTTGCCTCAGGAAATGACACTCTTGCGTCAGcttaaatttcttgatttaaGTTTCAACAGCTTCAGCGGAAAGGTTCCCTCTTGGTTTGGGTTTTTACACCAACTTCAAGTTCTAAATCTTGGAAATAATAGTTTCACTGGTTCCATTCCTTCTTCATTTTCTAATATTTCCACATTTGAGACTTTGAATCTGAATTTCAATTCCATAGAGGGCCAAATACCAAAAGTAATTGGAAACATTAGAGTATTAAAGTTGAGGGGTAACAATCTCATAGAGTCTATTCCTCTGTCACTCTCGAATGCCTCAAG gaTCGAATTCATTGCATTTACTGGAAATAGCTTATCAGGAAGTCTTCCCAATGGTTTATGCAATGGTCTCCCAATACTCAAAGGGCTTTATCTGTCTGATAACAAGTTTCACGGTCGTATGCCTGCAAGCTTGTCAAATTGTTCACAACTTCAACTATTGTCTTTATCAGTTAATGAGTTTGATGGACCAATACATAGTGAAATTGGAAGATTGAGTAACTTGCAGAAATTGGCTGTCGGAACTTACCATTTCACTG GGATAATTCCACAAGAAATTGGAAATCTTGCTAATTTGACGGAGTTATGGATGGAGGGAAACCAGATAACCGGCTCTGTCCCAATCTCCATATTCAATATCTCATCGCTGCAACTTTTGTCACTGTGGAAGAACAATCTTAGTGGATTCTTACCTCGGGAGATTGGCAACTTAACCAAGATGCAACATGTTGAGATTAGTGGAAATAAGCTTATAG GTGAAATACCCAAAGAGATAAGCAATCTCATTGAGTTGGAGGTACTTAATCTTGGGTTTAATAGTTTTAGTGGTTCGCTTGATACGGAGATCTTCAACATATCACGGCTGAGAATAATTGAGTTTTCACTCAACAATCTATCAGGAAGCCTCCCACCAAATATGTGTTCTATCTTACCCAACATTGAACAACTTTTTCTGGGCAACTTAACCAATCTTGTTGGAACTATTCCTCATTCCATCtccaattgttcaaaacttaTTAAACTTGAGCTTTCAGGCAACAAACTCACTGGCTTGATTCCCAACTCACTTGGATATTTGACTCATCTACAATTCCTAAACTTGGGGGAAAACAATTTCACCAGCGATTCATCATTAAGCTTCCTGACTTCCTTAACCAATTGTAGAAATTTAACAGATCTTTATCTTCCTTTCAACCCTCTAAATGGCATGCTTCCAGATTCCACGGGGAACCTTTCCATCTCTCTTAGAAATTTTTACGCCGGCAATTGCAAAATCAAAGGGCGAATTCCAAATGAAGTTGGGAACTTAAGCAGCTTATTAGACCTTGATCTTCCTGGAAATTACTTGGTCGGATCGATTCCAACATCAATTGGCAACTTGAGAAGCCTCCAGCAGTTCAACTTGAATAACAACAAACTTACAGGATTTATTGGTGATCATATATGTAAATTGCAGCATCTGGGTGATATTTACTTGGATCAAAATCAACTTTCAGGATATCTTCCTAATTGTTTAGGGAATATTACATCCCTTAGTGAGATACATCTCGATTAA
- the LOC107868385 gene encoding receptor kinase-like protein Xa21: MVGSLPPEIGNLKATTLIDLSMNRFSNGIPREIEWLQNLVQLSLRHNKLQGSIPDSMSNMIGLEFLDLSENNMSGIIPKSLEKLQNLKYFNVSVNKLYGEIPSGGPFKNLSSDFFVDNEALCGSSRFSVQLCPISSMHKSNRNKLLVLFLLLGLALLIVPITFVFVWIKYRKGKRAPQQIDALSPITRERISYYELFQATDALSESNLIGSGSFGSVYKGVLRSGTAIAVKVFNLQLDAAFKSFDTECEVLHNLRHRNLVKVITSCSNLDFKALVLDYMPNGTLEKYLYSHNYFLNIKQRLSIMIDVACALEYLHHGCSLPVIHCDVKPSNVLLDEDMIAHLGDFGISTLLGEDKGDLYTKTLATLGYIAPDYGLDGLVSTKYDVYSYGVMLLETFTRRKPNEFEGDLSLKQWVSYSLPGAVMDVVDANLVTQMGSRLQLELDVVATIMKVALDCCAESPTRRTNMKDVVGMLQKINILLLAC; encoded by the exons ATGGTAGGTTCTTTACCTCCagaaattggaaatctaaagGCTACAACACTAATAGATCTGTCAATGAATCGATTCTCAAATGGAATTCCAAGAGAAATTGAATGGTTGCAAAATCTTGTGCAGCTTTCTTTGAGACACAACAAGTTGCAAGGATCTATACCTGACTCAATGAGCAACATgataggtttggaattcctagacCTTTCTGAAAACAATATGTCGGGAATCATTCCTAAGTCTTTGGAGAAACTCCAAAACCTGAAGTATTTCAATGTTTCTGTAAACAAGTTGTACGGTGAAATACCCTCGGGGGGTCCTTTCAAGAACCTCTCGAGTGACTTTTTCGTCGATAATGAAGCATTGTGTGgttcttcaagatttagtgtccAGCTATGCCCCATTTCATCAATGCACAAATCAAATAGGAACAAATTgctagttctttttcttttgctaggACTAGCACTTTTAATTGTTCCAATCACTTTTGTATTTGTTTGGATAAagtatagaaaaggtaaaagagcTCCTCAACAAATTGATGCATTGTCTCCCATTACAAGAGAAAGAATTTCATACTATGAATTGTTCCAAGCAACTGATGCGCTTAGCGAGAGTAATTTGATTGGTTCCGGAAGTTTTGGCTCTGTTTACAAAGGTGTTCTCAGAAGTGGAACTGCCATTGCGGTTAAAGTGTTCAACCTGCAACTGGATGCGGCATTCAAGAGTTTTGATACGGAATGTGAAGTTCTGCACAACCTTCGCCATAGGAATCTTGTAAAAGTCATCACTAGTTGTTCCAATCTTGATTTCAAGGCTTTAGTTCTTGATTATATGCCTAACGGGACTCTTGAGAAGTACTTGTATTCGCACAACTACTTCCTCAACATCAAGCAGAGACTAAGCATAatgatagatgtggcatgtgCTTTGGAATATCTTCACCATGGGTGCTCGTTGCCTGTGATTCACTGTGACGTGAAGCCTAGTAACGTCTTGCTGGATGAAGATATGATTGCCCACCTCGGCGACTTTGGCATTTCAACGCTGCTTGGTGAAGATAAGGGCGATTTGTACACTAAAACCTTAGCAACATTGGGGTATATTGCGCCAG ACTACGGACTGGATGGACTAGTGTCAACAAAGTATGACGTATACAGTTACGGGGTCATGTTGCTGGAAACGTTTACTAGGAGAAAGCCTAATGAGTTTGAGGGAGATCTTAGCTTGAAGCAATGGGTGAGTTATTCACTTCCTGGAGCAGTAATGGACGTCGTAGATGCCAACTTGGTAACCCAAATGGGTAGTCGCTTACAGTTGGAGCTAGATGTTGTGGCAACAATCATGAAAGTAGCATTGGATTGTTGTGCTGAATCTCCGACAAGAAGGACTAACATGAAAGATGTTGTAGGAATGCTACAGAAGATCAATATTCTACTTCTTGCATGTTGA